One genomic segment of Musa acuminata AAA Group cultivar baxijiao chromosome BXJ3-3, Cavendish_Baxijiao_AAA, whole genome shotgun sequence includes these proteins:
- the LOC135633539 gene encoding B3 domain-containing protein Os11g0156000-like isoform X1 — protein MAQHHPQARAWESAMLLHHRYYHHLYHSEQEEAPHEREHMFEKPLTPSDVGKLNRLVIPKQHAERYFPLDGGSAEGGLLLSFEDESGRVWWFRYSYWTSSQSYVLTKGWSRFVKEKKLDAGDVVLFERPRFGGRDHFYIGCRRQSPPPAHSMTVPDGPEPLSPVYHAAACSYPASNTVTQDCLLHEGKMWHTFQYHGITNTRTRNSLVASMYRRAEERSNAERDEAIETLRRKFRLRAGAGATAYDLSLMVLARKRFQFSAIGGPSSPLPNGIVDLTCEGTGHWWRWAGGKRSVGKEEGRGEEIPGFPGMRSLRPFSFSLQRFHCRRPVGSDGWDIW, from the exons ATGGCACAGCATCACCCACAAGCTCGGGCTTGGGAGTCAGCCATGCTTCTTCACCACCGTTATTACCATCATCTCTACCACTCGGAGCAGGAGGAAGCCCCACATGAGAGAGAACACATGTTTGAGAAGCCCCTCACACCAAGCGACGTAGGGAAGCTCAATAGGTTAGTCATACCGAAGCAGCATGCCGAGAGGTACTTCCCACTCGACGGCGGCTCGGCGGAGGGAGGCCTTCTGCTGAGCTTCGAGGACGAGTCAGGCAGGGTGTGGTGGTTCCGGTACTCGTACTGGACCAGCAGCCAGAGCTACGTGCTCACGAAAGGGTGGAGCCGCTTCGTCAAGGAGAAGAAGCTGGACGCCGGCGATGtcgtcctcttcgaacgcccgcgGTTCGGGGGGCGGGACCATTTCTACATCGGTTGCCGGCGTCAAAGCCCGCCGCCGGCTCACTCCATGACCGTGCCCGACGGTCCAGAGCCGCTGAGCCCGGTGTACCACGCTGCTGCTTGCTCGTATCCGGCGAGCAACACAGTAACACAAGACTGTCTTCTTCATGAGGGTAAGATGTGGCATACATTTCAGTATCATGGAATCACCAATACAAGGACAAGGAATTCCTTAGTTGCGTCCATGTACAGGAGAGCAGAGGAACGGAGCAACGCGGAGCGAGACGAGGCGATTGAGACTCTTCGGCGTAAATTTCGACTGCGGGCCGGAGCCGGAGCCACAGCCTATGACCTCAGCCTCATGGTTCTTGCCAGGAAACGCTTCCAGTTCTCAGCTATAG GAGGTCCATCCTCTCCTCTTCCGAATGGCATTGTTGATTTGACTTGCGAGGGCACTGGGCACTGGTGGAGGTGGGCAGGTGGAAAGAGAAGCGTCGGAAAAGAGGAGGGGAGGGGAGAAGAAATCCCTGGATTTCCGGGCATGCGATCTCTgcgtcccttttcattttctcttcAACGATTCCACTGTAGACGACCTGTCGGGTCCGATGGATGGGATATCTGGTGA
- the LOC135633138 gene encoding small ribosomal subunit protein uS11y-like has protein sequence MSGRKKTREPKEDNVTLGPAVREGEQVFGVAHIFASFNDTFIHVTDLSGRETLVRITGGMKVKADRDESSPYAAMLAAQDVAQRCKELGITALHIKLRATGGNKTKTPGPGAQSALRALARSGMKIGRIEDVTPIPTDSTRRKGGRRGRRL, from the exons ATG TCTGGAAGAAAGAAGACCAGGGAGCCCAAGGAGGATAACGTGACACTTGGGCCGGCTGTACGAGAAGGGGAGCAAGTGTTTGGTGTTGCTCACATCTTTGCATCGTTCAATGACACTTTCATT CATGTTACAGATTTATCTGGCAGGGAAACGCTGGTTCGCATTACAG GTGGCATGAAGGTCAAAGCCGACAGGGATGAATCATCACCTTATGCAGCCATGCTTGCAGCTCAAGATGTGGCACAAAGATGCAAG GAACTTGGGATTACTGCTTTACACATTAAGTTGCGAGCAACTGGTGGGAATAAGACGAAAACACCCGGTCCTGGAGCTCAATCTGCTCTCCGAGCGCTTGCTCGTTCTGGGATGAAAATTGGCCGTATTG AGGATGTGACGCCGATTCCAACAGACAGCACCCGCAGAAAGGGtggaagaagagggaggagacTGTAG
- the LOC135632736 gene encoding 2-Cys peroxiredoxin BAS1, chloroplastic-like, which produces MASLAPALRPPSRTAMGFNGLKRSSRSRSARQVSASGSPSRSFVVKALSESHFPLVGKKAPDFEAEAVFYEEFIKAMECKLH; this is translated from the exons ATGGCCTCCTTGGCCCCCGCGTTGCGGCCTCCGTCGAGGACGGCAATGGGCTTCAACGGCCTGAAGAGGAGCTCTCGATCTCGCTCCGCCCGGCAGGTCTCTGCTTCCGGATCTCCTTCAAGAAGTTTCGTTGTCAAAGCCTTATCCGAG AGCCACTTTCCATTAGTGGGGAAAAAAGCACCGGATTTCGAGGCCGAAGCTGTTTTTTATGAGGAGTTCATAAAG GCAATGGAGTGCAAATTGCATTAG
- the LOC135633539 gene encoding B3 domain-containing protein Os11g0156000-like isoform X2, protein MAQHHPQARAWESAMLLHHRYYHHLYHSEQEEAPHEREHMFEKPLTPSDVGKLNRLVIPKQHAERYFPLDGGSAEGGLLLSFEDESGRVWWFRYSYWTSSQSYVLTKGWSRFVKEKKLDAGDVVLFERPRFGGRDHFYIGCRRQSPPPAHSMTVPDGPEPLSPVYHAAACSYPASNTVTQDCLLHEGEQRNGATRSETRRLRLFGVNFDCGPEPEPQPMTSASWFLPGNASSSQL, encoded by the exons ATGGCACAGCATCACCCACAAGCTCGGGCTTGGGAGTCAGCCATGCTTCTTCACCACCGTTATTACCATCATCTCTACCACTCGGAGCAGGAGGAAGCCCCACATGAGAGAGAACACATGTTTGAGAAGCCCCTCACACCAAGCGACGTAGGGAAGCTCAATAGGTTAGTCATACCGAAGCAGCATGCCGAGAGGTACTTCCCACTCGACGGCGGCTCGGCGGAGGGAGGCCTTCTGCTGAGCTTCGAGGACGAGTCAGGCAGGGTGTGGTGGTTCCGGTACTCGTACTGGACCAGCAGCCAGAGCTACGTGCTCACGAAAGGGTGGAGCCGCTTCGTCAAGGAGAAGAAGCTGGACGCCGGCGATGtcgtcctcttcgaacgcccgcgGTTCGGGGGGCGGGACCATTTCTACATCGGTTGCCGGCGTCAAAGCCCGCCGCCGGCTCACTCCATGACCGTGCCCGACGGTCCAGAGCCGCTGAGCCCGGTGTACCACGCTGCTGCTTGCTCGTATCCGGCGAGCAACACAGTAACACAAGACTGTCTTCTTCATGAGG GAGAGCAGAGGAACGGAGCAACGCGGAGCGAGACGAGGCGATTGAGACTCTTCGGCGTAAATTTCGACTGCGGGCCGGAGCCGGAGCCACAGCCTATGACCTCAGCCTCATGGTTCTTGCCAGGAAACGCTTCCAGTTCTCAGCTATAG
- the LOC135632605 gene encoding cysteine and histidine-rich domain-containing protein RAR1-like, translating to MKEWSCCKQRSHDFSLFLAIPGCKTGKHTTEKPVTNIVSANTRKPVPVQSPAQNKNSVDSCSRCRQGFFCSDHGSQGRPSKPSVVIETTDTEKSPAPVKKKVGINEPQTCRNKGCGKTFKEKDNHETACEYHPGPAVFHDRLRGWKCCDIHVKEFDEFLSIPPCTKGWHNADAA from the exons ATGAAAGAATGGAGCTGTTGCAAGCAAAGAAGTCATGATTTTAGCTTATTTTTGGCAATTCCAGG ATGTAAGACAGGTAAACATACAACTGAGAAACCAGTTACGAACATTGTGTCTGCAAACACTCGAAAGCCAGTGCCAGTTCAGTCTCCTGCTCAAAATAAGAATAGTGTTGATTCTTGTTCAAGGTGCCGCCAAGGTTTCTTCTGCTCTGATCATG GATCACAAGGGAGACCTTCAAAGCCAAGTGTGGTCATCGAGACAACAGATACTGAGAAAAGTCCTGCCCCAGTTAAGAAAAAAGTTGGGATAAATGAACCCCAGACATGTAGAAACAAAGGATGTGGGAAAACCTTCAAGGAGAAGGACAACCATGAAACTGCATGTGAATACCACCCAGGCCCAGCAGTTTTTCATGACAGATTGAGAGGG TGGAAATGCTGTGACATCCATGTGAAGGAGTTCGACGAGTTCTTGAGCATACCTCCATGCACAAAAGGTTGGCACAATGCAGATGCTGCATGA
- the LOC135633538 gene encoding protein trichome birefringence-like 9: protein MDQPPPQASPPHHRLFFLPSPTHLFKGHSTAYTISCLLLLFSFLLLPHFLTPLQPFLLLRIPRSHDSHPDTACDYTFGRWVWDEARPLDAYTEDCPFLDPGFQCRRNGRNDSSYLYWRWQPHGCDLPRFNASEMLERSRNGKIIFAGDSIGRNQWESFLCMLAKAVQNKSSIYEKYGNPITKHKGFLSMVFHDHNLTVEYYRAPFLAAVGRPPRASPDHVRAAIHLDALHWQCKHWVDADVLILNAGHWWNDKKTIDVGLYFQVGEEIQTTMDVKEAFRRTLETVKLWTFNNLHLRKSHVFFRNHSPIHFSNGTWDNGGSCTAFTEPEKDPAALGPEPWNNRVIADTVEGMKSGGRKVQLLNITYLTEFRKDAHPSAHREPGTPTDAPEDCSHWCLPGVPDTWNQLLYAYLLMMEYDTRKKNV, encoded by the exons ATGGACCAACCTCCTCCACAAGCCTCTCCGCCGCACCACCGCCTATTCTTCCTTCCTTCACCTACACACCTCTTCAAAGGCCACAGCACAGCCTACACCATCTCctgtctcctcctcctcttctcctttctccTCCTCCCCCACTTCCTCACCCCGCTCCAACCGTTCCTCCTCCTACGCATCCCGCGCAGCCACGATTCCCACCCCGACACGGCCTGCGATTACACCTTCGGGAGGTGGGTGTGGGACGAGGCACGCCCCCTCGACGCCTACACCGAGGACTGCCCCTTCCTCGACCCAGGGTTTCAGTGCCGTCGCAATGGCCGTAATGATTCCAGCTACCTCTATTGGAGATGGCAACCCCATGGCTGCGACCTTCCCAG ATTCAACGCATCTGAGATGCTGGAGAGGAGCAGGAACGGCAAGATCATATTTGCAGGGGATTCCATCGGCAGAAACCAGTGGGAGTCCTTCCTGTGCATGCTGGCCAAAGCTGTGCAGAACAAGTCCAGCATCTACGAGAAGTACGGGAACCCCATCACCAAGCACAAAGGCTTCCTCTCCATGGTCTTCCACGACCACAACCTAACGGTGGAGTACTACCGAGCCCCCTTCCTGGCAGCCGTCGGCCGCCCTCCCCGGGCCTCCCCTGACCACGTCCGCGCCGCCATCCATCTCGACGCCCTGCACTGGCAGTGCAAGCACTGGGTCGACGCCGACGTGCTGATCCTCAACGCCGGCCACTGGTGGAACGACAAGAAGACCATCGACGT GGGATTATATTTTCAGGTCGGGGAAGAGATACAGACCACCATGGACGTGAAGGAAGCATTTCGGCGAACGCTCGAGACGGTCAAGCTGTGGACCTTCAACAACCTCCATTTGCGGAAGAGCCATGTCTTCTTCCGGAATCACTCCCCCATACATTTCAG CAACGGCACCTGGGACAACGGCGGATCCTGCACGGCCTTCACGGAGCCTGAGAAGGATCCCGCTGCGCTCGGACCAGAACCGTGGAACAACCGAGTCATCGCTGACACAGTGGAGGGGATGAAGAGTGGCGGGCGGAAGGTGCAGCTTCTCAACATCACGTATCTGACGGAGTTCAGGAAGGACGCTCACCCTTCGGCCCACCGGGAGCCAGGAACGCCGACGGATGCTCCTGAAGACTGCAGCCATTGGTGTCTTCCCGGAGTGCCCGATACATGGAATCAGCTCCTCTACGCCTACCTTCTGATGATGGAATATGATACCAGGAAGAAGAACGTTTGA